The proteins below come from a single Parageobacillus thermoglucosidasius genomic window:
- a CDS encoding cache domain-containing sensor histidine kinase: MKWKKRLYKFNTLRNQILLVFLAVMIIVLCFVGIMTFHLVSALLKNNAEKQIEQTVMHANGRLEALYKQIGALTNQVATNIYVQQLFLKIANGYSPGFREKQELMHIVNTFQAYSDGIHSFEFYTNDYKKIFPLDEENLGDRVGIKWIRQASEAKGKMVWVGRDPKAPGYFLALRQIRLMDRWFSPGGYLLVRVNQDYFQFNDYFYSPGEKKGYIILMDSNSNVLFSNYHGNFRKLVNAKQAMIRKEGQEYLVVKQLSGLTGWTLVIVTPVKFLTEGVSILKNAIILSGTIGFCIFLIFSFSLSTMITQPILRLTKIMQRGRNGELRKSPPISSTVEINELNETYNALVENIKHLIQVVYEKELVRSRAELKALQAQINPHFLFNTLDALYWSLVEKEEEELSQFVLNMSQLFRYIISSSKHDEWVTLREEIEHIRRYMEIMKLRWGDRLIWDIVVPARCLDVRIPKLLIQPLVENAVLHGIGNKMEQGSVLVTVEELDHSPDLLIKVIDDGVGMDEKTLQEIEQLLNKKEFPTFKGSGMAIANVNRRLQLYYGEDRKVVIQSELGKGTYISLKIPKSGGFDDSFSNDFDC; encoded by the coding sequence TTGAAATGGAAGAAGAGATTATATAAATTTAATACACTTCGCAATCAAATTTTGCTTGTCTTTTTAGCTGTAATGATCATTGTGCTATGTTTTGTGGGAATTATGACATTTCATTTAGTTTCTGCATTGCTGAAAAACAACGCTGAGAAGCAGATCGAGCAGACAGTGATGCATGCTAACGGACGTTTGGAAGCGCTTTATAAACAAATTGGCGCATTGACAAACCAGGTTGCCACCAATATATATGTACAACAGTTGTTCTTGAAAATAGCTAACGGTTACTCTCCCGGATTTAGGGAAAAACAGGAATTAATGCACATTGTAAATACGTTTCAAGCGTATTCTGATGGAATTCATTCTTTTGAATTTTATACGAATGACTACAAAAAAATATTTCCATTAGATGAAGAAAATTTAGGTGACCGTGTAGGTATTAAATGGATTCGACAAGCTTCTGAGGCAAAGGGAAAAATGGTCTGGGTTGGCCGTGATCCTAAGGCTCCGGGATATTTTCTAGCTTTGCGGCAAATCCGCCTAATGGATCGGTGGTTTTCTCCGGGTGGCTATTTATTGGTTCGCGTGAATCAAGATTATTTTCAATTTAACGATTATTTTTATTCTCCTGGAGAAAAGAAAGGCTATATCATTCTTATGGATTCTAACTCCAATGTCCTTTTTTCAAATTACCATGGAAATTTTCGAAAGCTTGTTAACGCAAAACAAGCGATGATTCGGAAAGAGGGGCAAGAGTATTTAGTGGTGAAACAACTGTCTGGGTTAACAGGATGGACGCTTGTAATTGTAACTCCTGTCAAGTTTCTCACCGAAGGGGTGTCGATCCTTAAAAATGCGATTATTCTTTCCGGGACGATCGGTTTCTGTATTTTTTTGATATTTTCTTTTTCTCTCTCTACGATGATTACTCAGCCGATTTTGCGATTAACAAAAATCATGCAACGCGGCAGAAACGGCGAGTTAAGGAAAAGCCCGCCGATTTCGTCAACGGTTGAAATTAATGAGTTGAATGAAACATATAATGCATTAGTAGAGAATATTAAACACTTAATTCAAGTAGTTTATGAAAAGGAGTTAGTTCGCAGCCGCGCGGAGCTGAAAGCCCTGCAGGCGCAAATAAATCCCCATTTTCTTTTTAACACGCTTGACGCCCTTTATTGGTCCCTTGTAGAGAAGGAAGAAGAAGAATTATCGCAATTTGTCCTTAATATGTCTCAATTATTTCGCTATATTATAAGTAGCTCCAAACATGACGAATGGGTAACACTTCGCGAAGAAATAGAACATATTCGACGTTACATGGAAATCATGAAATTAAGATGGGGAGATCGTCTCATATGGGATATCGTAGTCCCAGCGCGCTGTTTAGATGTCCGGATACCAAAACTGTTAATTCAGCCGTTAGTAGAAAATGCCGTTTTGCATGGAATTGGCAATAAAATGGAACAAGGTTCTGTGTTGGTCACCGTAGAAGAATTGGATCATTCCCCTGATTTACTTATTAAAGTAATAGACGATGGTGTTGGAATGGATGAAAAAACTCTACAGGAAATAGAACAGTTGTTAAATAAAAAGGAGTTTCCGACATTTAAAGGAAGCGGAATGGCCATTGCCAATGTGAATAGAAGACTGCAGCTTTATTATGGGGAAGATAGAAAAGTGGTCATTCAAAGTGAATTGGGCAAAGGTACATACATATCTTTAAAAATTCCCAAAAGCGGGGGATTCGATGATTCATTTTCGAACGATTTTGATTGTTGA
- a CDS encoding response regulator transcription factor has product MIHFRTILIVDDEPRARQGLKKTLESWSAGKYDIFCAANGEEAINIIHQRTIHLLITDIRMPEITGLKLIRSIEKQKSKPVVIIISAYSEFEYAQEAITLGVVNYLLKPVDKHKFINAVEQAIKVWEERQKAAVVEKMIDNWIINIQEGTRSHVIKKAIRFINENLNRPFSLREVSSFVHLNPSYFSTLFKEETNMTFSEYVTRCRLQKAKSLLITTDLTIAEIAEEVGYQTAKYFIKLFKEFEGITPYQFRKEHLKKEEF; this is encoded by the coding sequence ATGATTCATTTTCGAACGATTTTGATTGTTGATGATGAGCCACGAGCAAGACAAGGATTAAAGAAAACTTTAGAGTCTTGGTCAGCGGGTAAATATGACATTTTTTGTGCGGCAAATGGGGAAGAGGCGATCAACATTATTCATCAGCGGACGATCCATTTGTTAATCACAGATATTCGCATGCCTGAAATTACTGGTTTAAAACTGATCAGGTCAATAGAAAAGCAGAAAAGCAAACCGGTTGTTATTATCATATCAGCCTATTCTGAATTCGAATATGCGCAAGAAGCGATTACTTTAGGTGTGGTGAATTATCTTTTAAAACCGGTAGATAAACATAAATTTATTAATGCGGTGGAGCAAGCAATCAAGGTTTGGGAAGAGCGCCAGAAAGCAGCGGTCGTGGAGAAAATGATTGATAACTGGATCATCAATATCCAAGAAGGAACGCGTTCCCATGTTATTAAGAAAGCAATACGGTTTATTAATGAAAATCTTAATAGACCATTTAGTTTACGTGAAGTATCCTCATTCGTACATTTAAATCCTAGTTATTTCAGCACTTTGTTTAAAGAGGAAACAAACATGACTTTTAGCGAATATGTAACAAGGTGCAGATTGCAAAAAGCCAAAAGCTTATTGATAACAACCGATTTAACAATTGCCGAGATTGCAGAAGAAGTAGGGTATCAGACCGCAAAATACTTTATCAAATTGTTCAAAGAGTTTGAAGGAATCACTCCTTACCAGTTTCGAAAAGAGCATCTAAAAAAAGAAGAATTTTAG
- a CDS encoding extracellular solute-binding protein, with protein MLKKAHSLLCIMIIIFALVLTGCSGTANEGASSSGNGKKVTITFMHLWPAGSSKQQNMIVNEIIKEFEEQNPNVTVKQEVLENEQYKNKLKVLAASNELPDVGMTWAAGFLEPYVKGNLFAPLDDILNSGLKDKFVAGTTEAYAVNNKTYALPLELNITPVYYNKEIFSKYHLEPPKTYEDFKNIVQTLVKNGVAPIALGNKDRWTGSLWYMYLADRIGGADTLKNAINDNGTFEDPSLIKAAEEVQHLVKMKAFIKGFNGLSNDEAKSEFMNEKAAMYLMGTWELPNFTTNEEVPKEFRDKVGFFKFPVVDGGKGNADSWVGGPGVGLFVSENSKAKEEAKKFVKFFIEKWGEQSVTKAGVIPATKVDTAKIDLPQLYIDVLNELNKASNITLFADVQMNPEAAQTHLNLIQSLFGEEVTPKDFAKQHEEALAKTKEK; from the coding sequence TTGTTGAAGAAAGCGCATTCATTATTGTGCATCATGATCATCATTTTTGCACTTGTATTAACGGGTTGTTCGGGTACGGCAAATGAAGGTGCATCTTCATCAGGGAATGGAAAAAAAGTAACGATCACGTTTATGCATCTTTGGCCGGCAGGAAGTTCGAAGCAGCAAAATATGATTGTTAATGAAATTATTAAAGAGTTTGAAGAGCAAAATCCAAATGTTACGGTCAAACAAGAAGTTTTGGAAAATGAACAATATAAAAATAAATTAAAAGTACTTGCTGCTTCTAATGAACTTCCTGATGTAGGCATGACTTGGGCTGCAGGATTTTTAGAGCCTTATGTAAAAGGAAATTTATTTGCACCGCTGGATGATATTTTGAATTCCGGGCTGAAAGATAAGTTTGTTGCAGGAACAACCGAGGCCTATGCTGTTAACAATAAAACATATGCGCTTCCATTAGAATTAAATATCACTCCTGTTTACTACAACAAAGAAATCTTTTCCAAGTATCATTTAGAGCCACCGAAAACATATGAAGATTTTAAAAATATTGTTCAAACGCTTGTTAAAAATGGTGTAGCACCAATTGCACTTGGAAATAAAGATCGTTGGACAGGGTCATTATGGTATATGTATCTTGCTGATCGAATTGGCGGAGCGGATACGTTAAAAAATGCGATAAATGACAACGGTACATTTGAAGATCCAAGCTTGATCAAAGCTGCAGAAGAAGTTCAACATTTAGTAAAAATGAAAGCGTTTATTAAAGGATTTAATGGACTGTCTAACGATGAGGCAAAATCAGAATTTATGAATGAAAAAGCCGCCATGTACCTCATGGGAACATGGGAATTACCTAACTTTACTACGAATGAGGAAGTACCAAAAGAGTTTAGAGACAAAGTCGGTTTCTTTAAGTTTCCTGTCGTTGATGGAGGAAAAGGAAATGCAGATAGTTGGGTAGGAGGCCCAGGAGTAGGTTTATTTGTTTCTGAAAATTCTAAAGCCAAGGAAGAAGCAAAAAAATTTGTAAAATTCTTCATTGAAAAGTGGGGAGAGCAATCGGTGACAAAAGCAGGAGTAATTCCTGCGACGAAAGTGGACACTGCCAAAATAGATTTGCCACAGCTATACATTGATGTACTCAATGAACTAAACAAAGCTAGTAACATCACATTGTTTGCCGATGTGCAAATGAATCCGGAAGCAGCACAGACGCATTTGAATTTGATTCAATCATTGTTTGGAGAAGAGGTTACACCAAAAGATTTCGCCAAACAGCATGAAGAAGCGCTTGCAAAGACAAAAGAGAAGTAA
- a CDS encoding carbohydrate ABC transporter permease — translation MNKMMSDKKVIALYVLPPLLLIVALVYIPIIMTGYYSLTQWDGIGQMKFIGLDNYKELIKDEMFWKSVYHSFLLAVFSVISLLGYLAVSLVLAGKIKGANLLRKIYLIPMLLSSVAIGQLWLRIYHPSNGMLNHFLTFLGIENPPNWLADPSIVLYAVFIPIIWQYAGFYILIYYAALKSIPTSIIEAAIIDGANPLQLAYKIKIPLILGVIKVTIVLAVVGSLKYFDLIYVMTDGGPNGASEVIASYMYHKAFRSFNFGYGSTIAFFLLLICVVVTWLIRKFTKSNEEVQYY, via the coding sequence ATGAATAAGATGATGTCTGATAAAAAGGTTATCGCGTTATATGTACTTCCGCCTTTGTTATTGATTGTAGCATTAGTTTATATTCCGATCATTATGACCGGTTATTATAGCTTAACCCAATGGGATGGCATCGGACAGATGAAGTTTATTGGTTTGGATAATTATAAAGAACTGATAAAAGATGAAATGTTTTGGAAAAGTGTCTATCATTCATTCTTGCTAGCAGTCTTTTCTGTGATTAGTTTGTTAGGTTATTTAGCCGTATCCCTTGTACTCGCTGGGAAAATCAAAGGCGCAAATTTATTAAGAAAAATTTACTTAATACCGATGTTGTTGTCTTCTGTTGCCATTGGTCAACTTTGGTTGAGAATTTACCATCCATCTAATGGCATGCTTAACCATTTTCTCACCTTTTTAGGAATAGAAAATCCGCCAAACTGGCTGGCTGATCCTTCGATTGTACTATATGCGGTCTTTATCCCTATTATATGGCAATATGCAGGGTTTTATATTTTGATTTACTATGCAGCTTTAAAAAGTATTCCGACTTCGATTATAGAAGCAGCGATTATCGATGGAGCCAATCCTTTGCAATTGGCTTATAAAATTAAGATTCCTTTAATTTTAGGGGTAATTAAAGTAACCATTGTGTTAGCTGTTGTCGGTTCTTTGAAATATTTCGATCTCATTTATGTTATGACAGACGGAGGACCGAACGGCGCAAGTGAAGTAATAGCCTCCTATATGTACCATAAAGCGTTTCGCAGTTTTAATTTTGGGTACGGAAGTACGATCGCATTCTTTCTATTATTGATTTGTGTAGTCGTTACCTGGCTGATTCGGAAGTTTACGAAATCTAATGAGGAAGTACAATATTATTAA
- a CDS encoding carbohydrate ABC transporter permease has product MFIFYIVLIVLAVFQILPLIWLLFFSLKNNQEVFNTPLFSLPSPPRWENYVKVWVEGNIGRYFFNSVWITTLSVIFTVLLASFATFAITRMNWKLKHVVLGLFMVGLMIPVHSTLIPLFSFFMKMKLVDHPLSVILTNIGFNLPLTIMVLLGFYYSLPRELEESAIMDGCSVHRMFFRIILPMTSPVIVTTAIINMIYNWNEFVFVNTFISSDQYKTLTVGIQNFIGQYTTDWGAIGATLMISILPILFTFFFLSDRIVEGITSGAVKG; this is encoded by the coding sequence ATGTTCATTTTCTATATAGTGCTAATTGTTCTCGCAGTTTTTCAAATACTTCCTCTCATTTGGCTATTATTCTTTTCGCTTAAGAATAACCAAGAAGTATTTAATACGCCACTTTTTTCATTGCCATCTCCGCCTAGATGGGAAAATTACGTAAAAGTATGGGTGGAAGGAAATATAGGACGTTATTTTTTTAATAGCGTTTGGATTACTACATTATCGGTCATTTTCACTGTATTATTAGCTAGTTTCGCCACTTTCGCCATTACGCGCATGAATTGGAAATTAAAACATGTTGTATTGGGATTGTTTATGGTTGGATTGATGATTCCAGTTCATTCCACACTGATTCCGTTGTTTAGCTTTTTTATGAAAATGAAATTAGTAGACCATCCATTATCTGTTATTTTAACAAATATCGGCTTTAATCTGCCGCTTACGATAATGGTTTTGCTTGGGTTTTATTACTCATTACCGCGCGAGTTAGAAGAATCAGCCATTATGGATGGATGTTCTGTCCACCGGATGTTTTTCCGAATTATTTTGCCAATGACTTCTCCTGTCATTGTAACGACGGCGATTATTAACATGATTTATAACTGGAATGAATTTGTTTTTGTCAACACATTTATTAGTTCTGATCAATATAAAACCCTTACCGTAGGAATCCAAAATTTTATCGGACAGTATACTACCGATTGGGGAGCAATTGGTGCCACTTTAATGATTAGTATTTTGCCAATCCTATTCACATTCTTTTTCCTCAGCGACCGGATTGTAGAAGGAATTACATCTGGAGCCGTTAAAGGATAA
- a CDS encoding glycoside hydrolase family 52 protein yields the protein MPKNMFFNAHHSPVGAFASFTLGFPGKSGGLDLELGRPPRQNVYIGVASLSQPGMYEVLPFFEAGDDESKRYDIENPDPNPEKPQILVPFPNEMIQREFHVSTDTWKAGDLTFTIYSPVKSVPNPDTAKEEDLKFALVPAVIAELTIDNTKGTSPRRAFFGFEGNDPYTSMRRIDDTCPPLRGVGQGRITAIVSKHSDVRSALHFSLEDILTTPLEENWTFGLGKVGALIMDTPAGMKRTYQFAVCFYRSGYATAGLDTSYFYTRFFKNIEEVGKYALDHIEALKERAFQSNQLIERDWLSDDQKFMMAHAIRSYYGNTQLLEQEGKPIWVVNEGEYRMMNTFDLTVDQLFFELKMNPWTVKNVLDLYVERYSYYDRVRFPGEEKEYPGGISFTHDMGVANTFSRPHYSAYELYGIDGCFSHMTHEQLVNWVLCAAVYIEQTKDWAWRQEKLPILEQCLESMVNRDHPDPEKRNGVMGLDSTRTMGGAEITTYDSLDVSLGQARNNLYLAGKCWAAYVALEKIFRDTGKEALAALAGEQAEKCAATIVSYVTEQGYIPAVMGEGNDSKIIPAIEGLVFPYFTNCHEALDPHGRFGEYIRALRKHLQYVLTEGICLFPDGGWKISSTSNNSWLSKIYLCQFIARRILGWKWDEAGAKADAAHVAWLTHPTLSVWSWSDQIIAGEISGSKYYPRGVTSILWLEEGK from the coding sequence ATGCCAAAAAACATGTTTTTTAACGCCCATCATTCACCAGTCGGAGCATTTGCAAGTTTTACACTTGGATTTCCGGGAAAAAGCGGGGGGTTAGATCTCGAATTGGGGCGTCCTCCGCGGCAAAATGTGTATATAGGTGTTGCTTCTCTGTCACAACCAGGGATGTATGAGGTATTGCCGTTTTTTGAAGCTGGTGACGATGAAAGCAAGAGATATGACATCGAAAATCCAGATCCGAATCCAGAGAAACCACAAATTCTTGTTCCGTTTCCAAACGAAATGATCCAACGGGAGTTTCATGTTTCTACCGACACGTGGAAAGCGGGAGATCTTACATTTACGATTTATTCTCCTGTGAAATCTGTTCCGAACCCTGACACAGCTAAAGAGGAAGATTTAAAGTTTGCTCTAGTTCCAGCGGTAATTGCCGAACTTACAATCGATAACACAAAAGGTACATCTCCAAGACGCGCATTTTTTGGCTTTGAAGGAAACGATCCTTATACGTCAATGAGACGAATTGATGATACGTGCCCACCATTGCGGGGAGTTGGACAAGGCCGCATCACGGCTATTGTATCGAAACATAGCGATGTACGTTCGGCGCTGCATTTTAGCTTGGAAGATATTTTAACGACCCCGTTGGAGGAAAATTGGACCTTCGGACTTGGGAAAGTTGGGGCATTAATTATGGATACACCAGCCGGGATGAAGAGAACCTATCAGTTTGCAGTATGTTTTTACCGTTCCGGATACGCAACTGCTGGATTAGACACATCCTATTTTTATACCCGTTTCTTTAAAAATATTGAAGAGGTAGGAAAATATGCTTTGGATCATATCGAAGCGTTGAAAGAGCGCGCTTTCCAGTCCAATCAGCTTATAGAGAGAGACTGGTTATCGGATGATCAAAAATTTATGATGGCCCATGCGATTCGCAGTTATTACGGCAACACCCAGTTGTTAGAACAGGAAGGAAAGCCAATCTGGGTAGTAAATGAAGGCGAATACCGCATGATGAATACATTCGATTTAACAGTAGATCAGTTGTTTTTCGAGTTGAAAATGAACCCATGGACGGTGAAAAACGTCTTAGATTTGTATGTGGAAAGATATAGCTATTACGATCGGGTGCGTTTTCCAGGTGAGGAAAAGGAATACCCGGGGGGAATCAGTTTCACCCATGATATGGGTGTAGCAAATACATTTTCACGCCCTCATTATTCAGCATATGAGCTTTATGGAATCGACGGTTGTTTCTCTCATATGACGCATGAACAATTAGTCAACTGGGTGCTGTGCGCCGCCGTGTATATAGAACAAACAAAAGATTGGGCTTGGAGGCAAGAAAAGCTTCCGATTTTGGAGCAATGTTTGGAAAGTATGGTAAACCGGGATCATCCAGATCCGGAAAAACGGAATGGAGTGATGGGCCTAGACAGCACGCGTACGATGGGAGGAGCAGAGATTACAACCTATGATAGTTTAGATGTCTCCCTAGGACAAGCGCGAAATAATTTGTATTTGGCAGGAAAATGTTGGGCAGCATATGTAGCGCTTGAAAAAATATTCCGGGATACTGGAAAAGAAGCGTTGGCTGCTTTAGCAGGAGAACAAGCGGAAAAATGTGCAGCTACAATTGTTAGTTATGTGACAGAACAAGGATATATTCCAGCGGTGATGGGTGAAGGGAATGATTCAAAGATTATTCCAGCGATTGAAGGATTAGTGTTCCCTTATTTTACAAATTGTCATGAAGCTTTAGATCCTCATGGCCGCTTCGGAGAATATATTCGGGCTTTACGGAAACATTTGCAATATGTATTGACTGAAGGAATTTGTTTATTTCCAGATGGAGGATGGAAAATTTCGTCGACAAGCAATAACTCATGGCTAAGCAAAATATACTTATGCCAGTTTATTGCCCGGCGCATTTTAGGGTGGAAATGGGATGAAGCTGGTGCGAAAGCAGATGCGGCACATGTAGCCTGGTTGACTCATCCGACACTTTCCGTTTGGAGCTGGAGCGACCAAATTATCGCGGGGGAAATTAGCGGAAGCAAGTATTATCCGCGTGGAGTGACAAGTATTCTTTGGTTGGAAGAGGGAAAGTAA
- a CDS encoding YesL family protein has translation MNSSWLEGRIYGICEWITKLAYVNILWWLFTLAGAIVFGVAPATVALFTVVRKWLLFNDNDVPIFKTFLSTYKKEFLRANKIGLYIGGGAYILYIDFLYLANIGKAFQLAFSVFLCVILVFYAITLLYLFPIYVHYELRFLQYIKYSFFIGMANPLMTLTMFFSIILLTVLFMYIPGLIPFFSISSLSVVLMWCALKGFRKIEEKQNAINRSNSQA, from the coding sequence ATGAATTCCAGTTGGCTAGAGGGAAGAATATATGGCATATGCGAATGGATCACCAAATTGGCGTATGTCAATATACTTTGGTGGCTCTTTACATTAGCCGGAGCGATTGTTTTTGGCGTTGCGCCTGCAACAGTTGCGTTGTTTACTGTTGTAAGAAAATGGCTTCTTTTTAATGATAACGATGTTCCGATTTTTAAAACGTTTTTGAGCACATATAAAAAAGAGTTTTTACGGGCCAATAAGATTGGGTTGTATATAGGAGGTGGTGCTTATATTTTATATATTGACTTTCTATATTTAGCAAACATTGGAAAAGCGTTTCAGCTAGCATTTTCCGTTTTTCTGTGTGTTATTTTAGTTTTTTATGCTATTACGCTTTTATATCTCTTTCCTATTTATGTTCATTATGAACTGCGGTTCTTGCAGTATATAAAATACTCCTTCTTTATCGGGATGGCGAACCCGCTAATGACATTAACCATGTTCTTTAGCATCATCTTGCTGACTGTTTTATTTATGTATATACCCGGGTTAATTCCGTTCTTTAGTATCAGTTCTCTCTCCGTTGTTTTAATGTGGTGTGCGCTAAAGGGCTTCCGCAAAATTGAGGAGAAGCAAAATGCCATTAATCGTTCTAACAGCCAAGCTTAA
- a CDS encoding glycoside hydrolase family 43 protein, with protein sequence MVRIRNPILTGFHPDPSICRVGEDYYIAVSTFEWFPGVRIYHSKDLKNWRLISRPLNRLSQLNMLGNPDSGGIWAPHLSYSEGKFWLIYTDVKVVEGQWKDCHNYLVTCETIDGEWSDPIYLNSSGFDPSLFHDDDGRKYLVNMCWDHRVGHHSFYGIVLQEYSVEQQKLIGKPEIIFKGTDLKITEGPHLYKINGYYYLLTAEGGTKYNHAATIARSKSLRGPYEVHPANPLITSWPYPRNPLQKAGHASIVHTHTDEWFLVHLTGRPLPKEDQPLLEHRGYCPLGRETAIQRLEWKDGWPYVVGGNQPSLEIEGSNVKEVKWEKDYDEKDDFDSDVLNPHFQTLRIPLGEDIASLKDNPGHLRLYGRESLTSKFTQAFVARRWQHFNFIAETKVAFRPTTFQQSAGLVNYYNTQNWTTLQITWHEEKGRILEVMTCDNFAFDQPLRGEEIIVPDDVEYVYLRVEVQTTTYQYSYSFDGKKWIKIPVTFYSYKLSDDYVKGSAAFTGAFVGMHCRDSSGQNNYADFDYFLYKEL encoded by the coding sequence ATGGTAAGAATAAGAAATCCCATTTTAACCGGATTTCATCCAGATCCATCCATATGTCGTGTAGGAGAAGATTACTATATTGCCGTTTCCACATTTGAATGGTTTCCAGGAGTGAGAATTTATCACTCGAAAGATTTAAAAAATTGGCGTTTAATTTCAAGACCATTAAATCGACTGAGCCAACTGAATATGTTAGGAAACCCAGATTCAGGAGGAATTTGGGCACCCCATCTATCATACAGTGAAGGTAAATTTTGGCTTATATATACAGATGTAAAAGTAGTGGAAGGACAGTGGAAAGATTGCCATAACTATCTTGTCACTTGTGAAACGATTGATGGCGAATGGTCTGACCCTATTTATTTAAATAGTTCAGGTTTTGATCCTTCTTTATTTCATGATGACGATGGAAGGAAATATTTAGTTAATATGTGCTGGGATCATCGTGTCGGCCACCATTCTTTTTATGGCATAGTGCTTCAGGAATATAGTGTTGAACAGCAAAAGTTAATTGGAAAACCGGAAATTATTTTTAAAGGAACAGATTTAAAAATTACTGAAGGTCCTCATTTATATAAAATCAACGGTTATTACTATTTATTAACAGCGGAAGGTGGCACCAAATACAATCACGCAGCAACCATTGCGCGGTCAAAATCTCTCCGGGGGCCGTATGAAGTGCATCCAGCAAACCCGTTGATCACATCTTGGCCATATCCGCGTAATCCGCTGCAGAAAGCGGGGCATGCCTCGATTGTGCATACCCATACGGATGAGTGGTTTTTAGTACATTTAACAGGCAGACCGCTTCCGAAAGAGGATCAACCTTTGCTGGAACATCGCGGCTATTGTCCGCTTGGGCGTGAAACAGCAATCCAAAGACTGGAATGGAAGGACGGCTGGCCTTACGTTGTCGGCGGAAATCAGCCTTCTTTAGAAATCGAAGGATCGAATGTGAAAGAAGTAAAATGGGAAAAGGATTACGACGAAAAAGATGATTTTGACAGCGATGTTTTAAATCCCCACTTTCAGACGTTGCGAATTCCGTTAGGAGAGGATATAGCTTCCTTAAAAGATAATCCTGGACATTTGCGGCTATACGGAAGGGAGTCGCTTACCTCGAAGTTTACGCAAGCTTTTGTAGCAAGACGATGGCAGCACTTCAACTTTATTGCGGAAACGAAAGTCGCCTTTCGTCCTACAACATTTCAGCAATCTGCAGGACTTGTAAATTACTATAATACGCAAAACTGGACGACACTTCAAATTACTTGGCATGAAGAAAAAGGAAGAATTCTTGAGGTAATGACATGCGATAATTTTGCGTTTGACCAACCTCTCCGAGGAGAAGAAATCATTGTACCAGATGACGTCGAATACGTCTATCTTCGCGTTGAAGTACAGACGACGACTTATCAATACTCTTATTCATTTGATGGAAAAAAATGGATAAAAATTCCTGTAACATTTTATTCTTACAAATTATCCGACGATTATGTTAAAGGAAGCGCAGCTTTTACTGGCGCGTTTGTCGGGATGCACTGCCGGGATAGTTCAGGGCAAAACAATTATGCTGATTTTGATTACTTTTTGTATAAAGAATTGTGA